The Pseudochaenichthys georgianus chromosome 8, fPseGeo1.2, whole genome shotgun sequence genome has a segment encoding these proteins:
- the LOC117451134 gene encoding transportin-2-like isoform X2 produces the protein MPILGLNLNPEFISVCNNATWAIGEIAMQMGAEMQPYVGVVLPNLVEVINRPNTPKTLLENTAITIGRLGYVCPQEVAPQLQQFIRPWCTSLRNIRDNEEKDSAFRGICVMIGVNPAGVVQDFIFFCHAVASWVNPKDDLRDMFYKLSSCPSWDST, from the exons ATGCCCATCCTGGGACTCAACCTGAACCCAGAGTTTATCTCGGTGTGTAACAACGCCACCTGGGCCATTGGAGAGATCGCCATGCAAATGG GTGCAGAGATGCAGCCGTACGTGGGCGTGGTTCTGCCAAACCTGGTGGAGGTCATCAACAGACCCAACACACCCAAGACTTTGCTGGAaaacacag CCATTACCATCGGCAGACTGGGTTACGTCTGCCCCCAGGAGGTGGCGCCACAGCTGCAGCAGTTCATCAGACCATG GTGCACATCGTTGAGGAATATCCGAGATAACGAGGAGAAGGACTCGGCCTTCAGGGGGATCTGCGTGATGATCGGTGTGAACCCTGCAGGCGTGGTGCAG gacTTCATTTTCTTCTGTCACGCTGTGGCCTCCTGGGTCAACCCCAAGGACGACCtgagagacatgttttataag CTGAGTTCATGCCCATCCTGGGACTCAACCTGA
- the LOC117451134 gene encoding transportin-2-like isoform X1, which yields MPILGLNLNPEFISVCNNATWAIGEIAMQMGAEMQPYVGVVLPNLVEVINRPNTPKTLLENTAITIGRLGYVCPQEVAPQLQQFIRPWCTSLRNIRDNEEKDSAFRGICVMIGVNPAGVLQDFIFFCDAVASWVNPKDDLRDMFYKLSSCPSWDST from the exons ATGCCCATCCTGGGACTCAACCTGAACCCAGAGTTTATCTCGGTGTGTAACAACGCCACCTGGGCCATTGGAGAGATCGCCATGCAAATGG GTGCAGAGATGCAGCCGTACGTGGGTGTGGTTCTGCCAAACCTGGTGGAGGTCATCAACAGACCCAACACACCCAAGACTTTGCTGGAaaacacag CCATTACCATCGGCAGACTGGGTTACGTCTGCCCCCAGGAGGTGGCGCCACAGCTGCAGCAGTTCATCAGACCATG GTGCACATCGTTGAGGAATATCCGAGATAACGAGGAGAAGGACTCGGCCTTCAGGGGGATCTGCGTGATGATCGGTGTGAACCCTGCAGGCGTGTTGCAG gacTTCATTTTCTTCTGTGACGCTGTGGCCTCCTGGGTCAACCCCAAGGACGACCtgagagacatgttttataag CTGAGTTCATGCCCATCCTGGGACTCAACCTGA